A genomic window from Candidatus Polarisedimenticolia bacterium includes:
- a CDS encoding sigma-70 family RNA polymerase sigma factor, with protein MWKTLLPYATSYDEYINPDEDTRLEALISDPDSLKQENSVIRKETLEVLKKALRDLPSRERYILERRFGIVDDVEMTLGAIAHILKLSKERVRQLERDALAKLRATLAGMRRDLLIS; from the coding sequence ATGTGGAAAACGCTGCTTCCCTATGCGACCTCGTACGATGAATACATCAATCCAGACGAGGACACCCGTCTCGAAGCCTTGATCTCCGATCCCGATTCCCTCAAACAGGAGAACTCGGTCATTCGGAAGGAGACCCTCGAGGTCCTCAAGAAGGCGCTCAGGGACCTGCCTTCCAGGGAGCGGTACATCCTGGAGCGACGGTTCGGGATCGTGGACGACGTGGAGATGACCCTCGGGGCCATCGCCCACATCCTGAAGCTCAGCAAAGAGAGAGTGAGGCAGCTGGAGAGAGACGCCTTGGCCAAACTGCGGGCTACCTTGGCCGGGATGCGACGGGACCTTTTGATCTCCTGA
- a CDS encoding TonB family protein encodes MFSQMIVSSKEKKTKRGWFFAPLSVALHLVALGGILFAASLAVDTIPEPPIVITFQAAAPPPPPPPPPPPPKRGAKKPDEVKPVEVKPIIPDTIVQPIEVPKELPKPIETPDEGDQGDDGGVEGGVEGGVVGGVVGGVVGGVIGGVLGGVPGGVPGGMLEQPLYAGFGGVSNPEIIESSHIKPTYPELARRAKVSGKVILQAVIRKDGTVGDVTVLQSPGAKLGFDDAAVAAVKQWRYKPGLQNGKPVDVYFTIVVEFYLSQ; translated from the coding sequence TTGTTCAGCCAGATGATCGTCTCCAGCAAGGAGAAAAAAACGAAGCGAGGGTGGTTCTTCGCCCCCCTTTCGGTCGCGCTGCATCTGGTCGCTCTGGGCGGGATCCTTTTCGCCGCCTCCCTGGCGGTCGACACGATTCCCGAGCCTCCCATCGTCATCACGTTCCAGGCCGCGGCTCCGCCTCCCCCGCCTCCTCCGCCGCCCCCTCCTCCGAAGCGCGGCGCGAAGAAGCCGGACGAGGTGAAGCCGGTCGAAGTGAAGCCCATCATCCCCGACACGATCGTCCAGCCCATCGAGGTTCCGAAGGAGCTGCCGAAGCCCATCGAGACGCCCGACGAGGGGGATCAGGGCGATGACGGCGGCGTGGAAGGCGGCGTGGAAGGGGGCGTGGTCGGCGGCGTCGTGGGCGGCGTCGTGGGGGGCGTCATCGGCGGGGTCCTGGGAGGCGTGCCGGGAGGGGTGCCCGGCGGCATGCTCGAGCAACCTCTCTACGCCGGGTTCGGAGGCGTGTCGAACCCGGAGATCATCGAATCCAGCCACATCAAGCCGACCTATCCCGAGCTGGCGCGGCGGGCGAAGGTCAGCGGCAAGGTCATCCTCCAGGCCGTCATCCGTAAGGACGGGACGGTCGGGGACGTCACCGTGCTCCAGAGCCCTGGGGCCAAGCTGGGTTTCGACGACGCGGCAGTCGCCGCCGTCAAGCAATGGCGCTATAAGCCGGGGCTCCAAAATGGAAAACCGGTGGATGTTTACTTTACGATAGTGGTCGAGTTTTATTTGTCGCAATAG
- a CDS encoding biopolymer transporter ExbD, producing the protein MQVGSGGAGEVKSDINVTPLVDVCLVLLIIFMVVTPMLQKGVHISLPPAAASEKKPDGANTLTVSIDAKKQIYIDRDAVPKENFLAAMQEIHERSAEKTIYIKADKMLKYGDVKEVMLMCNDAGFDHVGLLTEPRAEAESKSVGQKK; encoded by the coding sequence ATGCAGGTCGGTAGCGGCGGAGCGGGGGAAGTCAAATCGGACATCAACGTCACTCCGTTGGTGGACGTCTGCCTGGTCCTCCTGATCATCTTCATGGTCGTGACCCCGATGCTCCAGAAGGGCGTCCACATCTCCCTGCCGCCGGCGGCCGCGAGCGAGAAGAAGCCGGATGGCGCGAACACGCTCACGGTGTCGATCGACGCCAAGAAGCAGATCTACATCGATCGCGACGCCGTCCCGAAGGAGAACTTCCTCGCCGCCATGCAGGAGATTCACGAGCGCAGCGCCGAGAAGACGATCTACATCAAGGCCGACAAGATGCTGAAGTACGGGGACGTGAAGGAAGTGATGCTGATGTGCAACGACGCAGGCTTCGATCACGTCGGACTGCTGACCGAGCCGAGGGCCGAGGCGGAATCGAAGTCGGTCGGCCAGAAGAAGTAA
- the mpl gene encoding UDP-N-acetylmuramate:L-alanyl-gamma-D-glutamyl-meso-diaminopimelate ligase has protein sequence MKPLKVHLVGICGTGMGSLAGLLAESGHQVRGSDENVYQPISGMLERLGVPVMLGYKPANLDWGPDLVIIGNIVSKANPEAEEVARRGLAVKSFPQAVEDLFLADRHSVVVVGTHGKTTTSALMAWVLHAAGRDPSWLVGGVLRGQDRSYRLGRGPHFVIEGDEYETSYFDKGSKFLHYRPRTAILTSVEFDHAEMFRDLSAVQEAFSAFIALIPPEGVLVYCAGDPNVRALAGKCCGKRVDYAVSEKALWIGRTRKATPEGILFDVFRGNERYASFTSPLTGNHNLENILGVTAAAAELGLGPEEIGKGLSSFPGVKRRQEIRGEERGVVVVDDFAHHPTAVRGTIAALAERFAGNRLWAVFEPRTNTSRRSVFQGEYAEAFDMADEIVIASVDHPERVPEGERFSVERLVEDLKDRGLSARHVPEVDSIVRLIAAEARDGDVVLIMSNGAFGGIHDRLLAALRAGREGPR, from the coding sequence GTGAAGCCGCTCAAAGTCCATCTCGTGGGAATCTGCGGCACCGGCATGGGCTCGCTGGCCGGCCTCCTCGCCGAAAGCGGGCACCAGGTGCGCGGCTCCGACGAGAACGTCTATCAGCCGATCTCGGGGATGCTGGAGCGGCTGGGCGTGCCGGTGATGCTCGGCTACAAGCCCGCGAATCTCGATTGGGGTCCGGATCTCGTCATCATCGGCAACATCGTCTCGAAGGCCAATCCCGAGGCTGAGGAAGTCGCGCGACGCGGGCTCGCCGTCAAGAGTTTTCCGCAGGCCGTGGAGGATCTCTTCCTGGCGGATCGGCATTCGGTCGTCGTCGTCGGCACTCACGGGAAGACCACGACGTCGGCCCTGATGGCCTGGGTGCTGCATGCGGCGGGCCGGGATCCCTCCTGGCTGGTCGGGGGTGTGCTGCGCGGCCAGGATCGGAGCTACCGCCTCGGGAGAGGGCCGCATTTCGTCATCGAAGGGGACGAATACGAGACCTCCTACTTCGACAAGGGCTCGAAGTTCCTCCATTACCGCCCCCGCACCGCGATCCTGACGAGCGTGGAGTTCGATCACGCCGAGATGTTCCGCGATCTGTCCGCGGTCCAGGAAGCCTTCTCCGCCTTCATCGCGCTGATTCCTCCGGAGGGGGTCCTGGTCTATTGCGCCGGCGATCCGAACGTCCGGGCGCTCGCGGGGAAGTGCTGCGGCAAGCGCGTCGACTACGCCGTGTCGGAGAAGGCCCTCTGGATCGGCAGGACGCGCAAGGCGACGCCGGAGGGAATCCTCTTCGACGTCTTCCGGGGAAACGAGCGCTACGCCTCGTTCACCTCCCCGTTGACTGGCAATCACAACCTCGAGAACATCCTGGGGGTCACCGCGGCGGCGGCCGAGCTCGGGCTCGGTCCCGAGGAGATCGGGAAAGGGCTGTCGAGCTTTCCAGGGGTGAAGCGGCGGCAGGAGATTCGCGGCGAGGAGCGCGGCGTCGTCGTGGTGGACGATTTCGCCCACCATCCTACCGCGGTGCGGGGTACGATCGCCGCCCTGGCCGAGCGGTTCGCGGGGAACCGCCTCTGGGCGGTGTTCGAGCCGCGCACCAATACGTCGCGCAGGTCGGTTTTCCAGGGAGAGTACGCCGAGGCGTTCGACATGGCGGACGAGATCGTCATCGCGTCGGTGGATCACCCGGAGCGGGTTCCGGAAGGAGAGCGATTCTCGGTGGAGCGGCTGGTGGAGGATCTCAAGGACCGGGGACTGTCCGCCCGTCACGTTCCCGAAGTCGACTCGATCGTCCGGCTCATCGCCGCGGAAGCCCGGGACGGGGACGTCGTATTGATCATGTCCAACGGGGCCTTCGGAGGGATTCACGACCGCCTGCTGGCG
- a CDS encoding PGPGW domain-containing protein: MLGEEGKRVLWRILRLTAGWSLIAVGVVGLFLPILQGFLFIFSGLAILSTESPWARKLLEKLKAWRKNWRKRKTESLPPEP, from the coding sequence TTGCTGGGTGAAGAAGGGAAACGCGTTCTCTGGAGAATCCTCCGGCTGACTGCGGGATGGTCTCTCATCGCCGTCGGCGTAGTGGGTCTTTTCCTGCCCATTCTCCAGGGGTTCCTGTTCATCTTCTCCGGGCTCGCGATTCTCAGCACGGAGAGCCCATGGGCTCGCAAGCTCCTCGAAAAGCTCAAGGCCTGGCGGAAGAATTGGCGTAAGAGGAAAACCGAGAGCCTTCCGCCGGAGCCCTAA
- a CDS encoding MotA/TolQ/ExbB proton channel family protein, whose product MEFGMVALWNNMGAVAKGVVIVLALMSIWTVKVSIDRFLLFRKARKESIDFLPLATQCLKNNKLREAVELAKKYRRSHLSRVIAAGLQEMQSESEEGVEGGLMLDAVRRSMDREMILVSTDLKKGISSLATIGTTAPFIGLFGTVYGIIHAFQSMATSGSGGLASVSAGIAEALVTTAFGLFVAIPAVWIFNIFTGRVDYFVLEMNNSSSEMIDFFIKKQNVPVRGQGMGAHAGR is encoded by the coding sequence ATGGAATTTGGAATGGTAGCGCTTTGGAACAATATGGGCGCCGTGGCCAAGGGCGTCGTCATCGTCCTGGCCTTGATGTCCATCTGGACCGTCAAGGTCAGCATCGATCGCTTCCTGCTCTTCCGGAAGGCCAGGAAGGAGTCCATCGACTTCCTGCCTCTCGCGACGCAGTGCCTGAAGAACAACAAGCTGCGGGAAGCCGTCGAGCTGGCCAAGAAGTACCGGAGGAGCCATCTCTCGCGGGTCATCGCGGCCGGCCTGCAGGAGATGCAGTCCGAATCGGAGGAAGGCGTGGAGGGAGGCCTGATGCTCGACGCGGTCCGGCGCTCCATGGATCGCGAAATGATTCTGGTGTCCACGGACCTGAAGAAAGGGATCTCGTCGCTGGCGACGATCGGCACGACCGCCCCCTTCATCGGCCTGTTCGGGACCGTGTACGGGATCATTCACGCCTTTCAATCGATGGCGACGAGCGGATCCGGAGGATTGGCGTCCGTGTCCGCGGGAATCGCCGAGGCGCTCGTCACCACGGCGTTCGGACTCTTCGTGGCCATTCCCGCGGTATGGATTTTCAACATCTTCACGGGCCGGGTCGATTATTTCGTTCTCGAGATGAACAATTCGTCCTCGGAGATGATCGACTTCTTCATCAAGAAGCAGAACGTCCCGGTGCGCGGCCAGGGAATGGGCGCTCATGCAGGTCGGTAG
- a CDS encoding class I SAM-dependent methyltransferase has product MTREARPAQGPEEKSETSSPVLGVAQWEEPGVAQSLADAWEGRRHRRRWSNERYRMVLLLEKNLAPGDELVEVGCGPGFYVPSYLARVGAPSVHLVDQSSQMLTHCKRQYPSLRSENLHQGSIYDLPFADGRFDAVVNCDVLMHIPNYRKALAELYRICNPAGGRIFLRVNLTDGPTYGDLPRGDRPDPNYIYWIAYGRQEFHESLREFEVSVALIDRICRKPLKRGGDPFIADAAIVVLTRGRARRSLRTGTLLGHLFSKVFGKGA; this is encoded by the coding sequence GTGACCCGTGAAGCCAGGCCGGCTCAAGGACCGGAAGAAAAAAGCGAGACCTCCTCGCCCGTGCTCGGCGTCGCTCAGTGGGAGGAGCCCGGGGTCGCCCAATCGCTGGCCGACGCCTGGGAGGGCCGCCGCCATCGAAGGCGCTGGAGCAACGAGCGCTACCGGATGGTCCTGCTGCTCGAGAAGAACCTCGCTCCCGGCGACGAGCTGGTCGAGGTCGGATGCGGCCCCGGCTTCTACGTGCCGAGCTATCTCGCCAGGGTCGGCGCGCCGAGCGTGCACCTCGTCGATCAGTCCTCGCAGATGCTCACGCACTGCAAGCGACAGTACCCGTCGCTGCGATCCGAGAACCTCCATCAAGGCTCGATCTACGACCTGCCCTTCGCCGACGGCCGGTTCGACGCCGTCGTGAACTGCGACGTCCTCATGCACATCCCCAATTACCGGAAGGCTCTCGCGGAGCTCTACCGGATCTGCAATCCCGCGGGCGGCCGAATCTTCCTTCGGGTGAATCTCACGGACGGCCCGACGTACGGCGATCTGCCGCGCGGCGATCGGCCCGATCCGAACTACATCTACTGGATCGCGTACGGCCGCCAGGAATTTCACGAGTCGCTGCGCGAGTTCGAGGTCTCCGTCGCGCTCATCGATCGCATCTGCCGAAAGCCCCTCAAACGAGGCGGGGATCCCTTCATCGCCGATGCCGCGATCGTGGTCTTGACCCGGGGCCGGGCGCGCCGGTCTCTCCGGACCGGCACGCTCCTCGGCCATCTCTTTTCAAAGGTCTTTGGAAAGGGGGCCTGA
- a CDS encoding tetratricopeptide repeat protein, producing the protein MRKAVWVGLCVCLVATGLGCQKLKARILMRDANNLYRSEKYLDAIQKYDQVIAIDPWWAEAYRNSGLAYLALYQPGSLHKKDVEYSEKAIIKLRRYLQFVPNDERTEDLMMDTYLKTQRYEEAASFYKEKLKADPKNSRILQSIGMIYAKATNFEEARKWFRARAEADPKNHEAWYSLGVLCWERAYKGTDLLVEEKRSLIDEGMKALQKAVELKTDYFEAYSYINLLWRQKALTEIDPEEAMKDIQQADVNMKKALELRKEQMKKGA; encoded by the coding sequence TTGAGAAAAGCGGTGTGGGTCGGTCTCTGCGTCTGCCTGGTCGCGACCGGCCTGGGCTGTCAGAAATTGAAAGCCCGCATCTTGATGCGCGACGCGAACAATCTCTATCGCTCCGAGAAATACCTGGATGCGATCCAAAAGTATGATCAAGTGATCGCCATCGATCCTTGGTGGGCCGAGGCCTACCGCAACTCAGGACTTGCCTATCTCGCCCTCTACCAGCCGGGCTCCCTGCACAAGAAAGACGTCGAATACTCTGAAAAGGCCATCATCAAGCTCCGCCGCTATCTTCAGTTCGTTCCGAACGACGAGCGGACCGAGGACCTGATGATGGACACCTATCTGAAGACCCAGCGCTACGAGGAGGCGGCGAGCTTCTACAAGGAGAAGCTCAAGGCGGATCCCAAGAACAGCCGGATCCTGCAGAGCATCGGGATGATCTACGCCAAGGCCACGAATTTCGAGGAGGCCCGGAAATGGTTCCGCGCCCGTGCCGAGGCGGATCCCAAGAACCACGAGGCCTGGTATTCCCTGGGAGTCCTTTGCTGGGAGCGCGCCTACAAGGGCACCGATCTCCTGGTGGAGGAGAAGAGATCCCTGATCGACGAGGGAATGAAAGCGCTCCAAAAGGCCGTTGAGCTGAAGACCGATTATTTCGAGGCTTACAGCTACATCAACCTGCTGTGGAGGCAGAAGGCCCTCACCGAGATCGATCCCGAAGAAGCCATGAAAGACATCCAGCAAGCCGACGTCAACATGAAGAAAGCGCTTGAGCTGCGCAAAGAGCAGATGAAGAAGGGCGCCTGA
- the dapF gene encoding diaminopimelate epimerase — protein MEFFKMSGGGNDFIVVDNRSVQVQSEAMPDLVRRISVRALSVGADGVIFIESSRVADFRATFFNPDGQTTFCGNGGRCASRLGYLMGAVGPRMRVETIKMVHDATIEGERVQFAMPPAARFRPDLKLKLDDQVLEGAFIDTGVPHVVVFRDVPHTVSINEIGRKLRFHPELGPEGANANFVMVVDEHTLAVRTYERGVEGETLSCGTGCVAAALVTTSLGMTRSPVACWTRSGVTLSVHFRGSPGAFSHIVLEGDARLIYQGNLSSEATRGFDPPRKG, from the coding sequence ATGGAATTCTTCAAGATGTCGGGAGGAGGCAACGATTTCATCGTCGTGGACAACCGATCCGTTCAGGTCCAAAGCGAGGCGATGCCGGATCTGGTGAGGCGGATCAGCGTCCGCGCCCTCTCGGTGGGGGCGGACGGCGTCATTTTCATCGAGTCCTCCCGCGTCGCCGATTTTCGGGCGACCTTCTTCAACCCGGACGGCCAGACCACTTTCTGCGGCAACGGCGGCCGCTGCGCCTCGCGGCTTGGCTACCTCATGGGGGCGGTCGGTCCGAGGATGAGGGTGGAGACCATCAAGATGGTGCACGACGCCACCATCGAGGGGGAAAGAGTCCAGTTCGCGATGCCGCCGGCGGCGCGCTTCCGTCCCGATCTGAAGTTGAAGCTGGACGACCAGGTCCTGGAAGGCGCTTTCATTGACACCGGCGTCCCGCACGTCGTCGTGTTCCGTGACGTCCCGCACACCGTGTCGATCAACGAGATCGGCCGCAAGCTGCGATTCCATCCCGAGCTCGGCCCGGAAGGGGCCAATGCGAATTTCGTCATGGTGGTGGACGAGCACACTCTCGCCGTCCGAACGTACGAGAGAGGTGTGGAAGGAGAGACGCTTTCCTGCGGCACGGGCTGCGTCGCGGCGGCGCTGGTGACGACTTCCCTGGGGATGACGCGATCGCCGGTGGCCTGCTGGACGCGCTCCGGCGTGACCCTGTCCGTGCATTTCCGGGGGTCCCCCGGGGCTTTCTCCCACATCGTCCTTGAAGGGGACGCCCGCCTGATCTATCAAGGAAACTTGAGCAGCGAGGCGACGCGTGGATTCGATCCCCCTCGCAAAGGCTGA
- a CDS encoding biopolymer transporter ExbD yields the protein MAMSLGGSAVKSEINVTPLVDVVLVLLIIFMVVTPLLQKGFDMEIPQETKEIFPPDPTKLQLILTVRGDSRLFLNKTEVQRQNLGDEVTKAITGHKDKVMFIQADGGLDYGYVVSLMDICRAAGIENVALITKENLNLDETEAGP from the coding sequence ATGGCAATGAGCTTGGGGGGGTCGGCCGTCAAATCGGAAATCAACGTCACCCCCCTGGTGGACGTGGTCCTGGTGCTCCTGATTATCTTCATGGTGGTCACGCCCCTTCTCCAGAAGGGATTCGACATGGAGATTCCCCAGGAGACCAAGGAGATTTTCCCTCCGGATCCGACCAAGCTGCAGCTCATCCTCACGGTCCGGGGTGATTCCCGCTTGTTCCTGAACAAGACCGAGGTGCAGCGCCAGAATCTCGGTGACGAGGTCACCAAGGCGATCACCGGTCACAAGGACAAGGTCATGTTCATCCAGGCCGACGGCGGTCTGGATTACGGCTACGTCGTGTCTCTCATGGACATCTGCCGGGCCGCCGGGATCGAGAACGTGGCCTTGATCACCAAGGAGAACCTGAACCTGGACGAAACGGAAGCGGGTCCTTGA